CGCGGCGTTCCGCGACGACCTCGTCGCCGCGGTGGTCGCCGCGTTCGGGCGCATCGACGTGCTGGTCAACAACGCGGGCGTCTCCGCGGCCAAACGCGGCGACCTGCTGGAGGTGACCCCCGAGAGCTGGGAGCGCGTCCTGGGCATCAACCTCACCGCGACGATGTTCCTCACGCAGGCGGTCGCGCGGGTGATGGTGGCCCAGGAGCCGGTCGCCGGACGCCGCGGCGACATCGTGAACCTGGGCTCGCTCAACTCGTGGATGGCCTCGCCGGACCGGGTCGAGTACTGCGTCTCCAAGGCGGGCGTCTCGATGCTCACGTCGGTGTTCGCCGCCCGGCTGGCCGGCGACGGCGTCCGGGTGAACGAGGTGCGGCCGGGCGTGATCGAGACCGCCATGACAGCGGTCGCCCACGACAAGTACTCCGCGATGATCGAGGCCGGCGCGTTCCCGATCGCGCGCTGGGGGCGTCCGGCCGACGTCGCGGACGCGG
Above is a window of Propioniciclava coleopterorum DNA encoding:
- a CDS encoding 3-ketoacyl-ACP reductase, with protein sequence MGRVALVTGAGRGIGAAIASRLRADGCRVVGVDLAFDAGQGPAWVPLPGRAPAPPLGHDGESAPADDASGRAWSVTGDLADAAFRDDLVAAVVAAFGRIDVLVNNAGVSAAKRGDLLEVTPESWERVLGINLTATMFLTQAVARVMVAQEPVAGRRGDIVNLGSLNSWMASPDRVEYCVSKAGVSMLTSVFAARLAGDGVRVNEVRPGVIETAMTAVAHDKYSAMIEAGAFPIARWGRPADVADAVAVLCSTELAYTTGQVLHVDGGFHLPRL